AATCGCGCAATCGAGCACCCTGCGGGTTCGGGTCATGCCACAATTCGTCCGATGATGTACCTCGCGCTGAGTTACGACCATCGCATCATCGACGGCTCCGAGGCCGTGCGATTCCTCGTTTCGATCAAAGAAGCGATCGAAGACCCGGCGAAACTTCTACTTGACCTTTGATGGGCTGCTAGATTCGCTCTCCGCACAGCGAGTCGAGCAGACCTTCGCACGCACGAGTCAACATCGCGAACACATCGTCGAACCCTCGATCAGAGCCATAGTACGGGTCGGGCACTTCGAGTTCATGCTGTGGCCGATCCTTGAGCGTTGGGTCAAACGAGCGCATGAGCGAAACTTGATTGCGTGCTGCGCCGCGTTCGATGAGACCGCGTACATTCGCACGATCCATCGCCAGAATGAGATCGAAACGTATCGCGTCGGTTGAGGGCTCGAACTGGCGTGCGATGCTCGGGAGTTCGACCCCGTTGCGAAGGGCAACCGCAAGGGCGCGGGGGTCCGGGCGCTGGCCCGCATGCCATGATCCGAGGCCGCACGAATCCACCACGAAGCGATTCAGCACTCCGCGCTCTCGTGCCTGATGCAGAAATATGCCTTCCGCCAGAGGTGAACGGCAGATGTTGCCTAGACACACGAACAGAAGGCTGTGGGAGTCGCTCACGCGGTTGCCCCCAGGATTGCAGCATGAGATTGCGTGGTTGAATCTTTGAGCAACTCAGCAAGTGGTGACAGTTCCTCCGACACAGATAGTGGACGCGACGGCACGGGTTGAATTGCAGCCGCGGGAGAGATCGCAATGGGCAGTTGAGCCTGTTCAGCCGCGTACAACAACACCCGCAGCGCGCCGCGGGGCACATACGGAAACAAGAGGTCGCGTCCGCGCGCCGAATCCATAAATGCAGCGTCGCACGCGGGCAAATATGCCGCAAGCGGACCGTCGATCACGAACATGCCAGTCCCTAAGCCGGACCGTCGGCGGAAGACGCGCGCTTCGGCCAGTCTCCAGGCTTGTGCAGGCACAATCGCACTAGCTTCGATTCCGATGACACGTAGCAGCCCAATCATGAAGATGAACCGCTGCGCGTCGAGCGCGTTCCAGGGTGACGCAATCGGAAAGATCAGCCGCTCATGCTCCCCGACACCGAGCCGAGCACGCAGTTCGGCGCGAGAACCGATTGTCGGTAGTACCACGGTCGGCGTACGCATCTCGACTCGAACACCGGGCACGCCTGCAGCAATCCAGGCCTGTGCGTCAGCCTCGTCGAACGTCACAACGCGTTGAAAGTCGCTGATCGCACGAACAACTCGTGCTGGGCATGAACCCGGACGCGGGCTTTCAAGCAGCCCGACTTCCGCCGGCACGTCGGCACCGATCCCCCCCCGCATCGCCCACATGGCGCAACTTCGCCCCCAAGCAAAAACTCGGCCGCTCTCGATCGTCGGCTGCGAAGCGTCACAAGTTGACAGCGCGTTGAAGAGCGAACTGGGAATGATGCCATCTGAACTGAGCAACCATCGCATGATGCGGTCGCATTGGCCAAGAAGAAACGGGCCGGTGGCACCCATGCCGCGCATGGCAAGTTCGGTCGCCTCTGGGTGGAGACCTGTTGTCACGCGGCCATGCGAACCATCAAAAAGGTGAATCATGCTGCGGCTTGGTTATCGTGTACGTCGCGCGCTGTGCGTCACTTCAACGTCGTAGAACATTTCGGCCAGCGCTGTGCCCACCTGCTTGGCGAGCGCTTCTTGCGCCGTGTAGAGTTGCGAGGTCGAAGTGGGAGCTTGCCCCGGTTTTTGCGGCAAAGTGACATAGAGCGGGAAAATGCTCGCCTCACCCTGTGGCCAGATGCGGTCGCCCGTCTTGCTGTCGATGATCTTGACCTGAAGTGTTGCATTTGGTGTGAAGCCGCCGACTTCGCCCGACATGGAAAACGACGTCAGCAACCCATAGATCACAACGTCGGCACCGACACTCTGCCCGATCTCTTCGATGCTGAGTTTTTCACCAAAGCGTTCCTTGGCGGTTCCTGCCAGTGCCCCCCGCCCGTCGATCATGTTCTTGACGACGCCTTTCTTGAGCATGGTTTCCTGGGCGGTGTCAGCAATGGTGCCACGAAGCCTGCGCGATGCGATCTTGCTCGATGGATCGTCGATGAAGATGACGTAGGTGAGCGTGTCATCGAGGGTCGTTACCTTTCGAACCTTGCCGGGACCGTGCACGGCATAGGCAACCGGGGCGACGATGTTGCAGCCGGTCGCAGTCAGCACAGCGGCAGTTGCGGCCAAAACAGTGATCAGACGAATCATATTTCGCGGAGTCTTCACCGGTTGCCTCCAGATCAATACTTGATCTCGTTCGGTTCTTTGTGATCGAAGAAAAGCCACGCGACTCGGTTGGAGAACCGGCGAGAGAGTTCGGTGTTGACGACGTCAAAGCGAAGGTCAGTCGTCATGAATCCTCGTCCATCCGGAAAC
This genomic interval from Phycisphaeraceae bacterium contains the following:
- a CDS encoding low molecular weight phosphotyrosine protein phosphatase; the protein is MSDSHSLLFVCLGNICRSPLAEGIFLHQARERGVLNRFVVDSCGLGSWHAGQRPDPRALAVALRNGVELPSIARQFEPSTDAIRFDLILAMDRANVRGLIERGAARNQVSLMRSFDPTLKDRPQHELEVPDPYYGSDRGFDDVFAMLTRACEGLLDSLCGERI